A region of the Pseudoprevotella muciniphila genome:
AAACGCACAGACCGACGAAAAGACGGCAAAACGCATGATGACACATGGCGATACGAAACGCGCCAACTACTACAACTTCTATTGCAACGGAAAGTGGGGTGCTGCCGCCACATACGATCTCTGTATCAATTCAAGTGTGCTCGGACTGGACGGAACATTCGATTTCATCAAGGATTTTGTCATCAAGAAACTGGAACTCGACAAAGACTGAACCGCCATGACACGCATCGGACTTCTATCTGATACCCACGGCTTCTGGGACAGCCGCTACGAGCAGTATTTCGCAGAATGTGACGAAATATGGCATGCAGGAGACATCGGGACAACGGAAATTGCAGATCGTCTGAATGCCATAAAACCACTCACTGCGGTATATGGCAATATCGATGGCGAAGATTTGCGCCGATGCTATCCGGAACTTATCAGATTTAAGTGCGAAGAAGTGGAAATCCTTATGAAGCACATCGGTGGTTATCCGGGAAACTACGACAGGAGCATACGTCAGAACATTTTCAACAACCCGCCTAAACTCTTTATTTCCGGGCATTCGCACATTCTGAAAGTGGTTTACGACAAGAACCTGCAACTCCTGCACATCAACCCGGGGGCAGCAGGCATACAGGGCTGGCAGAAGGCAAGGACTCTCGTGCGTTTCACTATCGACAGGACAGAAATCAAAGACGTTGAAGTCATCGAACTCGGCGTTGACAGTTGAGAATTGATAGTTGATAAGGGCGACAAAAAAAACATAAAAGTTACATGGCTATAGGTTACACCTGCCCACCCTCTTTATATAGGGCGATTGAGCACGATGTAACCTATAACCATGTCATGTCATCTTGTCAGAAAGAACAAAGCACACCCTTTGCCATCAAGTTGACTGTACCTTCTCAAGGGTTGTGCACATAAAGGTTATTCATGCCGTCGTATGTGGCTTTGTACCTGATGAGCGTAACGGCAGAAGTATTGCCTTCCACAAGCAGTCCTTGCTGCGTCTGCAGGCTGTATTTGCACTTGCATCGCGGGCAGAAGAGTGTGGTGCGCTCGTCAGAAAACTGCAGTTGCCGCGTGATATAGTTTCTGTTGCAGTTGGGACAGGCGAGGTCGTAGGCAGTGAGTTGCTGGTCGAGCACGGGCGTACCTACAATAATACCTGCTATAAAGATGGGTGTAAGGCGCTGGTCAACGGCAGTTTTCGTATATGTAAAAGTTCCTGCCACATCGTTGCACTCGAAGATGTAGTTGTTCCCCGAGTTGCGTATGGTGCAGAACGTGCCGGGACTGCCGCCCAATGCGGCTTGCAGTTGCGGCACAGAGAGACTCTGTTGGAACACAAAGTTGGCACGGAAGTCACTATATTCTTCCTGTGCATCACAGCCCGCAAGCAGAAATGCTAAAGAAAGCACCAATAACGACCAAGAAAATCTCATTTGTACAAAAATATGGTGTTTCTACACAAGCGCCAGCATACGCGCCACACCATCTGCAGCCTTCTTCAATGGACCTGACACCGCGGCTTTCATCAGGAAGTTTACTTCTGCGCCTATCGTTACGCGTATTTTGCAGGAACTTTCATCAATCGGCACGAGTTGTATCCACATATTGAGAGGTATCGGTGTGTTTTCGGCTTCCATTTTCACAAGTTTGGGTGCATCGCGCTCAATGATGCGGAGCATGACGTCTCCCAATGGTGAAGATATACTCATTGTGTCGGTATCGAAAGTCATGCCATCAATCATCTTGCGCGCCTGCTCCTGCTTTTCTTCGTCTAATTCCTGACTCATTTTCTCTGCAAAGGCAGGGTCATTCAGTTTTTCCTTTATTGCGGCAAGATTATTAAGATCG
Encoded here:
- a CDS encoding metallophosphoesterase family protein, which codes for MTRIGLLSDTHGFWDSRYEQYFAECDEIWHAGDIGTTEIADRLNAIKPLTAVYGNIDGEDLRRCYPELIRFKCEEVEILMKHIGGYPGNYDRSIRQNIFNNPPKLFISGHSHILKVVYDKNLQLLHINPGAAGIQGWQKARTLVRFTIDRTEIKDVEVIELGVDS